One Sphingobium sp. CAP-1 genomic region harbors:
- a CDS encoding cobalamin-independent methionine synthase II family protein — protein sequence MPIATTHVGSLPRGDALTPLLLARDKGEAYDAAAFDATVQGAVTDAVAQQRAAGVDIVSDGELGKVGYSTYMIERLSGFGGHIDRKPAADLAPLPELRQKLAAIMGSQEFTRASCIGPVRLVTLDPLHEDIRRFKAALADHPGGRAFMNAASPGLITAFQVNRHYPSHDAYLADLIDAMREEYETIVAAGFDLQLDCPDLAMSRHTGYQEASEEEFLKIAAANVAALNAATVNIPPERMRMHICWGNYEGPHDHDIPLEKVIDIILSARPATVLFEGANPCHEHEWTVWRDAADRGALPDDKILAPGLIDTCSNYVEHPELIAQRIERFASIVGKERVIASTDCGFGTFAGYGKIDPAVTWKKLRSLRAGADIADARL from the coding sequence ATGCCCATAGCCACCACCCATGTCGGCAGCCTGCCGCGCGGCGACGCGCTGACCCCGCTGCTGCTGGCCCGCGACAAGGGTGAAGCCTATGACGCCGCGGCCTTCGACGCCACGGTCCAGGGCGCAGTGACCGATGCGGTCGCGCAACAGCGTGCGGCCGGCGTCGATATCGTCAGCGACGGCGAACTGGGCAAGGTCGGCTATTCCACCTATATGATCGAACGGCTGTCAGGCTTTGGCGGCCATATCGACCGCAAACCCGCCGCCGATCTCGCCCCGCTGCCCGAATTGCGGCAGAAACTCGCAGCCATCATGGGGTCACAGGAATTTACCCGTGCCTCCTGCATCGGGCCGGTGCGGTTGGTGACGCTCGACCCGCTGCATGAGGATATCAGGCGATTCAAGGCCGCGCTGGCCGATCATCCGGGCGGCCGCGCCTTCATGAATGCCGCCTCCCCCGGCCTCATCACCGCCTTTCAGGTCAATCGCCACTATCCCAGCCATGACGCCTATCTGGCCGATCTGATCGATGCGATGCGTGAAGAATATGAAACGATCGTAGCGGCGGGATTCGACCTGCAACTCGATTGCCCCGACCTCGCCATGTCGCGCCACACCGGCTATCAGGAGGCAAGCGAGGAAGAATTTCTGAAGATCGCCGCCGCCAATGTCGCGGCGCTCAACGCCGCCACCGTCAATATCCCGCCGGAGCGGATGCGGATGCATATCTGCTGGGGCAATTATGAAGGGCCGCACGATCATGACATTCCGCTGGAAAAGGTGATCGACATCATTCTGTCCGCCCGCCCCGCGACGGTTCTGTTCGAAGGTGCCAATCCGTGCCACGAACATGAATGGACGGTCTGGCGCGACGCGGCCGATCGGGGGGCGCTGCCCGACGACAAGATATTGGCCCCCGGCCTGATCGACACCTGTTCCAACTATGTCGAACATCCCGAACTGATCGCCCAGCGGATCGAGCGCTTCGCCAGCATCGTCGGCAAGGAGCGGGTGATTGCCAGCACCGATTGCGGCTTCGGCACCTTCGCCGGATATGGCAAGATCGACCCGGCCGTGACCTGGAAGAAGCTGCGGTCGCTGCGCGCCGGCGCCGACATTGCGGACGCCCGGCTGTGA
- a CDS encoding nuclear transport factor 2 family protein encodes MTEEQRRAIEQDCARLVALYANLNDAGRWPDVAALYAPDGRMARPTAPDDWVAGRDAILAAFLARPARTTRHVCSNIVIDVVDDTHARGESAMLLFTGDAAPKVGSFNDVFVRTDAGWRFAERRGSLIF; translated from the coding sequence GTGACGGAGGAACAGCGTCGCGCGATCGAGCAGGATTGCGCCCGACTGGTCGCGCTCTACGCCAACCTCAATGACGCTGGCCGATGGCCGGATGTCGCGGCGCTCTACGCGCCCGATGGCCGGATGGCGCGCCCAACCGCGCCCGACGACTGGGTCGCGGGGCGCGACGCGATCCTGGCCGCCTTCCTTGCCCGACCAGCGCGGACCACCCGCCATGTCTGTTCCAACATCGTCATCGACGTGGTGGACGACACCCATGCGCGGGGCGAAAGCGCGATGCTGTTGTTCACCGGCGATGCTGCGCCTAAGGTCGGCAGCTTTAACGATGTTTTCGTCCGCACGGACGCAGGCTGGCGTTTTGCCGAAAGGCGCGGCAGCCTGATCTTCTAG